In one Candidatus Paceibacterota bacterium genomic region, the following are encoded:
- a CDS encoding tandem-95 repeat protein → MTAGLYNGGPGGPILVVTNSANPFTEYYAEILLAEGLNYFALTNISAISSATLAAYDVVIVGEMTLTTPQVTTFSNWVNSGGHLIVMRPDKKLAGLLGVTDTGTTLSQGYLLVNASNGPGAGIVSETMQYHGTADRYTLGSAVSLATLYSNATNATVNPAVTLRSVGSNGGQAAAFTYDLARSIVYTRQGNPAWAGQERDGFVPMRSDDLFFGPASFDPQPDWINLDKVAIPQADEQQRLLANLILSMEADKNLLPRFWYFPHGYEAVVVMTGDDHASLYGGSYAVQRFNRYLAASPPGASVDDWEAPRCTAYIFLSPSPSLTNDTQVVFYQTNGFEINLHLTTDCTDYTPAQLAAYFTNQLNQLMAKYPSVAAPVTHRIHCIAWSGYTAPAEVGRQFGIRLETSYYHWPETWVKDRPGFMTGSGMPMRFAAANGSVIDVYQATTQMTDESGQSFPHTIDTLLDRALGPEGYYGAFVANMHTDANSEPQADAIFASAVSRGVPIISARQLLNWLDARNQSSIRDINWTSGKQTFSVSANASARGLQAMVPIPSNYQISSITWNGEAATNFYVKQVKGIPYVLFPATNGNYEVSYALDTTPPSITSTAPTNGALDVRLDAKVSVTFSEAMKASAINTDTILLRDSTNAPVLATVSYDNATFTATLSPVEPLAQASTYTAIVRGGAGGVCDLATNLLADDLVWAFATTFRHPSSIGNDKEGGGLDLLWYNGAWINACRFQAASNMTVTGIEAKVTPVSGHYKCAIYTDDDGQPRRLLGSTFEVSDPADGWQAFPLMSSLVLTNGAYYWLAICSDDINARVYYSDSEGTLAAALHDYGPWPDPISASWGGSYNYCIYAYGATGPVATNLVVGVLEDTTANLTLLGGGSGTVSYAILTNPTNGTLGSLDMSTGAVSYIPSTNYFGADSFVFAVSAAGQQAMGTVSITVSPVNDAPIAISQSVTNGEDESFGITLVGSDVDGSEISYVVLEGPTNGILSGVAPDLVYRGTSNYYGPDRFTFAVNDGSLTSEVATVTIQVTSVNDMPVANDDDYSLGGGGMLDIPAPGVLTNDSDLEGGGLTAILVNGPFQGLVNMNPAGGFTYTPTNHFSGVDSFTYQASDGEMNSGPATVSIMVSNPIGILSVVFSNNLVTVAWTSIVGQDYRLQYKDNVASADWSDILPDVRANGTTAVGTNSVSTSTQRLYRVKSLGQ, encoded by the coding sequence ATGACGGCCGGTCTCTACAATGGCGGTCCGGGGGGACCCATCCTTGTGGTCACGAATTCGGCGAACCCCTTCACTGAGTATTACGCGGAGATTTTATTGGCCGAAGGATTGAACTACTTCGCGCTTACGAACATTTCAGCAATTTCGAGCGCAACGCTGGCGGCATACGATGTCGTAATTGTGGGTGAGATGACTTTGACGACCCCGCAAGTGACGACGTTCAGCAACTGGGTGAATAGCGGCGGGCACCTGATCGTCATGCGCCCGGACAAGAAGCTGGCTGGATTGCTTGGGGTGACCGACACCGGGACAACCCTTTCTCAAGGCTACTTGTTGGTGAATGCCTCAAACGGGCCTGGAGCGGGGATTGTCAGTGAAACGATGCAATACCACGGGACCGCCGACCGATACACGCTGGGGAGCGCGGTCAGCCTTGCGACGCTATATTCCAACGCCACCAATGCGACGGTGAATCCGGCGGTGACATTGCGAAGTGTTGGTTCAAACGGAGGGCAGGCAGCGGCGTTCACTTATGATCTGGCCCGATCCATTGTTTACACCCGTCAAGGCAATCCGGCATGGGCGGGTCAGGAGCGCGATGGATTTGTTCCGATGAGGTCTGATGATCTCTTCTTTGGACCGGCCAGCTTTGATCCGCAGCCAGACTGGATCAACTTGGACAAAGTCGCCATTCCACAGGCCGACGAACAACAACGTTTGCTGGCCAACTTGATTCTCAGCATGGAAGCCGACAAGAACCTGCTGCCGCGCTTTTGGTACTTCCCCCACGGTTATGAGGCTGTTGTTGTGATGACAGGTGATGATCATGCGTCCTTGTATGGCGGGTCGTATGCAGTCCAGCGATTCAATCGATACCTGGCGGCGAGTCCTCCCGGAGCTTCGGTGGACGACTGGGAGGCACCTCGATGCACTGCATATATCTTCCTTTCTCCCAGTCCGTCGTTGACGAATGACACTCAAGTCGTCTTCTATCAAACGAACGGTTTTGAGATCAACTTGCATCTAACCACTGATTGCACTGACTACACACCGGCGCAATTGGCCGCGTACTTCACCAATCAACTCAACCAACTAATGGCCAAGTACCCGAGTGTGGCCGCGCCGGTGACGCATCGAATTCACTGTATCGCTTGGAGCGGCTACACCGCCCCGGCTGAGGTGGGGCGCCAGTTTGGCATTCGCCTGGAGACCAGCTACTACCATTGGCCAGAGACGTGGGTCAAGGACCGGCCGGGCTTCATGACTGGTTCGGGTATGCCCATGCGTTTTGCCGCCGCGAACGGCAGCGTGATTGACGTGTATCAAGCGACGACGCAAATGACGGATGAATCAGGCCAGAGCTTTCCGCACACGATAGACACTTTGCTGGACCGGGCGCTGGGACCGGAGGGGTATTATGGTGCATTTGTGGCGAATATGCACACGGATGCCAATTCTGAGCCGCAGGCGGATGCAATATTCGCGTCGGCTGTGAGCCGAGGAGTGCCAATTATTTCCGCCCGTCAATTGCTGAACTGGCTGGACGCCCGAAATCAGTCCTCTATCCGTGACATCAATTGGACAAGCGGCAAGCAGACCTTCTCAGTCTCAGCGAATGCAAGCGCTAGAGGCCTCCAGGCAATGGTCCCGATACCCAGCAACTACCAGATATCCAGTATTACCTGGAACGGGGAAGCCGCGACAAATTTCTACGTGAAGCAGGTTAAAGGAATTCCCTACGTCCTTTTCCCGGCAACAAATGGCAACTACGAAGTCAGCTACGCATTAGATACGACGCCTCCAAGCATCACTTCAACCGCGCCCACGAATGGTGCGTTGGATGTCAGGTTGGATGCAAAGGTCAGCGTCACTTTTAGCGAGGCGATGAAAGCCTCGGCCATCAACACGGACACAATCCTGTTGCGCGATTCGACTAACGCACCAGTGTTGGCTACAGTATCTTATGACAATGCCACCTTCACGGCGACACTGAGTCCCGTTGAGCCGCTGGCACAAGCTTCGACCTACACAGCGATCGTGCGTGGCGGCGCGGGAGGCGTGTGTGATTTGGCCACTAACCTTCTGGCCGACGATCTCGTCTGGGCCTTTGCCACGACATTCAGACATCCCTCCAGCATTGGAAACGACAAGGAGGGGGGGGGGCTTGATCTCCTTTGGTACAACGGGGCTTGGATCAACGCTTGCCGCTTCCAAGCCGCCTCGAATATGACTGTGACGGGGATTGAGGCGAAAGTGACGCCTGTTTCCGGTCACTACAAGTGTGCCATCTACACGGACGATGATGGACAGCCGAGGCGACTACTTGGCAGCACATTCGAGGTGAGCGATCCGGCCGATGGCTGGCAGGCCTTTCCCCTGATGAGTTCCCTAGTGCTGACCAACGGCGCCTACTACTGGCTGGCCATCTGCTCGGATGACATTAACGCGAGAGTCTATTATTCCGATAGCGAGGGCACACTTGCTGCGGCACTGCATGATTACGGTCCATGGCCGGATCCGATCAGCGCCAGTTGGGGCGGCAGTTACAACTACTGCATTTATGCGTATGGGGCGACCGGGCCTGTGGCAACAAACCTGGTGGTGGGGGTGTTGGAAGACACGACCGCGAATCTGACATTGTTGGGCGGTGGCAGCGGCACGGTGAGCTATGCGATTCTTACCAATCCGACCAATGGTACCTTGGGTAGCTTGGACATGAGCACCGGGGCGGTCAGCTACATACCCAGCACCAATTATTTTGGGGCTGACAGCTTCGTTTTTGCCGTCAGCGCGGCGGGTCAGCAGGCGATGGGCACAGTGAGCATCACGGTCAGCCCAGTTAATGACGCACCGATTGCCATCAGTCAGAGTGTGACGAACGGGGAGGACGAAAGCTTTGGGATCACGCTTGTGGGCAGTGATGTGGACGGGTCGGAGATCAGCTACGTGGTGTTGGAAGGGCCGACCAACGGGATATTGAGCGGGGTAGCGCCGGATTTGGTATATCGCGGGACCAGCAATTACTATGGTCCGGACAGGTTCACGTTCGCTGTTAATGACGGCAGTCTCACCAGTGAGGTGGCGACGGTGACAATCCAGGTGACCAGCGTGAACGACATGCCGGTGGCCAATGACGATGATTACAGCTTGGGTGGCGGCGGGATGTTGGATATTCCCGCCCCAGGGGTGTTGACTAACGACAGTGATCTTGAAGGGGGGGGCCTGACGGCAATACTGGTGAATGGCCCGTTTCAGGGGCTTGTGAATATGAACCCTGCCGGTGGATTCACCTACACCCCGACAAACCACTTTAGCGGAGTAGACTCCTTCACCTATCAAGCAAGCGATGGCGAGATGAATTCAGGCCCGGCGACGGTGAGCATCATGGTGTCCAATCCGATCGGAATATTATCGGTGGTGTTCTCGAACAACCTCGTGACGGTGGCCTGGACTTCTATCGTCGGGCAGGACTATAGGCTACAGTACAAGGATAATGTAGCGAGTGCAGATTGGTCAGATATATTGCCGGATGTGCGGGCGAACGGAACGACAGCCGTTGGGACCAATTCCGTTAGCACCAGCACGCAGCGCTTGTATCGGGTAAAGAGTCTCGGACAATAG
- a CDS encoding DUF4082 domain-containing protein has protein sequence MVTNAGNPFSEYYAEILLAEGLNCFALQDISAVAEATLTNYDLVILGEMALSSSQVTTLSNWVYGGGKLVAMRPDKKLAGLLGLSDAGTNLSEAYLLVNTASGPGMGIVAETIQYHGTADLYALDGATTVATLYANATLATVNPAVTLRSIGLNGGQAAAFAYDLARSVVFTRQGNPAWVNQNRDVEVEGPYAVIRPDDMFYGNAPGDSQPDWVDPSKIAIPQADEQQRLLANLIISMTFPGKLLPRFWYFPHGHRAVVVMTSDNHGSGTTAAAFDQQLAASPVGGSVEDWETIRSSVYVFPGEDLTKTGKNDQFYNTNGFEIGIHIDTECSGYTPASLDDDFTSQFAQFNAEHPGLPAPASHRIHCVAWSDYATLPEVELSYGIRLNTTYYYFPAAWVANQPGVFTGSAMPMRFATMNGNVIDVYQAATQMTDESGQGYPYTIDTLLNRALGPESYYGAYVANIHTDADSPERQSSLWRNAIITSAIARGVPVVSGQQMLTWLDGRNNSRFASVSWDNTNLSFSVVADSRARGIQALVPIPAGDTVSQVRRGVEPVVYSLKWMKGVHYVAVPVVSGDYVITYSADTNPPSVTGITPADGATGVSVSTAVTISFNEPMDEITVNTDTIRLNETLGGVPVAATVTYNPSTQTATAVLAPTDTLLISTAYTVTVKGGAGGVKDVAGNALASDYTSDFTTTDTLNYHIWPTTATPAIEAVDDAYPYELGVKFRSDRDGYVTGIRFYKGAGNGGTHLGNLWTTSGLNLATAVFTGETSNGWQEVNFEVPVAIGSNTTYVASYFTPQGHYAVNGGYFTSAGEDNPPLHALANGVDGGNGVFIQTNNSSFPNQTYNAANYWVDVVFVESMGPDTNAPVVLGVNPGEGAEGVSVGTAVAVAFSEAMDAASVTNGTAITLSNATAGLVAASVSYYAGTNTAILTPDSPLAYTNVYTVRVRGGVGGVADVATNYLASDFTASFTTEAPDLTPPEVVGVSPMDGAVEVSLGTEVVVTFSEAMEPSTINGDTISLRDSGGGVVPAVVVYNPSALEVTAVLTPTSQLTPATTYTVVVTNGAAGVTDLAGNTLTNVFTASFITTDQTEFSLWDEFSGTADGGDSSAVEVGLKFQSALSGYVTGIRFYKSAANTGTHVGNLWGGDGTPLARVTFLNETGTGWQSQAFTNPVPIAANSTYVVSYHAPAGHYSITAGAFTLGVTNYPLRALSSSDGGGNGVFVYSTSSAFPANSYNAANYWVDVVFTPDSGPDINGPTVVGVSPVDGAEGVSPATVVSVTFSEAMDALSVTNGITLTNSLGQIVAGTVAYYTASNTAVLTPDSALALGSSYTVVVASGVGGVKDVAGNGLTNVFTASFTTVIPDTAGPVVLGVEPANGAVGVSLAAVVRVIFSEAMDPLSISNGISLTNAAGALVASTVAYDSASNTAVLTPDSELSLSSSYTVVVANGAGGVKDVAGNALTNVFTASFTTTDQAVYSIWANSATPTMPSFYDPGDPNPYELGTRFRSEVAGYVTGVRFYKGAGNAGPHVGNLWRDSDQALLARVPFENETTSGWQYQAFTNPVPIAADTTYVVSYHLTNGRYAVDTAVQPGNLTNGVINPPLHALTNSPTTPNGVYLQSAASAFPTNSANGNNYWVDVVVVQPAVTIVSGLAADSKVYDGTALATLRTNGSVVLNGVIAGDVVELVTNGYAATFSAADVGAGLPVSVSGLSLGGPDASKYVLVQPMDLAANITPATVTPNITVADKTYDGTTAATITDRSLSGIFGSDDVNLGSSGSAVFVDKNVGTGKTVNITNLGLSGSTAINYMLAATNVSTTADISARSLVVAATGLDRVYDGTINATVTLSDNRVSGDVLSTSYATAQFSDRNVGAGKAVSVSGISIAGADAVNYVANPTTSTTADITPAQLTGLADGKSRVYGAANPP, from the coding sequence GTGGTAACGAATGCCGGGAATCCGTTCAGCGAGTACTATGCGGAAATTCTGCTGGCTGAGGGATTGAACTGCTTTGCGCTGCAGGACATTTCGGCCGTGGCCGAGGCCACCCTGACGAATTACGATTTGGTGATCCTCGGGGAAATGGCCTTGAGTTCTTCGCAGGTGACCACCTTGAGCAATTGGGTGTATGGGGGAGGGAAGCTGGTTGCCATGCGCCCGGACAAGAAGCTGGCCGGTTTGCTCGGGTTGAGCGACGCGGGCACAAACCTCTCGGAGGCCTACCTGCTGGTGAACACGGCGTCGGGTCCGGGGATGGGGATCGTTGCCGAGACGATCCAATATCACGGGACAGCGGATCTGTATGCGTTGGACGGTGCCACAACGGTGGCGACGCTCTATGCAAACGCGACTCTGGCGACGGTAAATCCGGCGGTGACATTGCGAAGCATTGGCTTGAATGGCGGACAGGCGGCCGCGTTTGCTTACGACCTGGCCCGATCGGTTGTTTTTACGCGCCAAGGCAACCCGGCGTGGGTGAATCAGAACCGCGATGTAGAAGTTGAAGGTCCTTACGCCGTTATCCGTCCTGACGACATGTTCTACGGAAACGCGCCTGGGGATTCTCAGCCTGACTGGGTTGATCCGAGCAAAATTGCCATCCCACAAGCCGACGAGCAGCAACGTCTGTTGGCCAACCTTATTATTTCCATGACCTTTCCCGGCAAGCTGTTGCCACGGTTTTGGTACTTTCCGCACGGCCATAGGGCGGTCGTGGTGATGACCTCTGACAATCATGGATCAGGAACTACGGCTGCCGCCTTCGACCAGCAATTAGCGGCTAGCCCTGTCGGCGGGTCCGTGGAGGACTGGGAGACGATCCGCAGCTCAGTCTACGTTTTTCCTGGCGAGGATTTGACCAAGACGGGCAAGAATGACCAATTCTATAACACGAACGGATTCGAGATCGGGATTCACATTGACACGGAGTGTTCCGGCTATACGCCGGCGAGTCTGGACGATGACTTCACCAGTCAATTTGCCCAATTCAACGCCGAGCATCCCGGTCTCCCGGCTCCCGCATCGCATCGAATTCACTGTGTTGCCTGGAGTGATTACGCAACGCTGCCTGAAGTGGAGTTGAGCTACGGCATTCGTTTGAACACAACTTATTACTATTTTCCCGCTGCCTGGGTTGCCAATCAGCCGGGTGTATTCACTGGTTCGGCGATGCCAATGCGTTTTGCGACGATGAATGGCAACGTAATTGACGTGTATCAAGCCGCCACACAAATGACAGATGAGTCCGGACAAGGCTACCCATACACCATTGATACGTTGCTCAATCGAGCATTGGGACCCGAAAGCTATTACGGCGCGTATGTCGCAAACATACACACTGACGCGGATTCTCCCGAGCGCCAGTCCTCGTTGTGGAGGAACGCGATCATCACTTCAGCCATCGCTCGGGGTGTGCCGGTAGTCTCGGGCCAGCAGATGTTGACTTGGCTCGATGGCCGAAACAATTCCCGGTTTGCATCGGTGTCCTGGGACAACACTAATCTTAGTTTCTCTGTCGTAGCAGATTCCAGGGCACGCGGCATTCAAGCTTTGGTGCCGATTCCTGCAGGGGACACAGTCAGTCAAGTCCGCCGTGGGGTTGAACCCGTGGTCTACTCATTGAAATGGATGAAGGGGGTTCACTATGTTGCCGTTCCGGTGGTGAGTGGCGACTACGTGATAACCTACTCGGCCGATACCAATCCGCCCAGCGTGACTGGGATCACGCCTGCGGACGGGGCAACGGGGGTCAGCGTCAGCACGGCAGTGACGATCAGCTTCAATGAACCGATGGACGAGATCACGGTCAACACGGACACGATCAGGTTGAATGAAACCTTGGGTGGAGTGCCGGTGGCAGCCACGGTGACCTACAATCCCTCCACGCAAACCGCAACGGCGGTCCTCGCGCCTACCGATACTCTGTTGATCTCGACAGCTTATACGGTGACGGTGAAAGGCGGGGCGGGGGGGGTAAAGGACGTGGCAGGCAACGCGTTGGCAAGTGATTATACGTCTGATTTCACGACGACCGACACGTTGAACTACCACATTTGGCCGACCACAGCGACGCCAGCAATTGAGGCGGTGGACGACGCGTATCCGTATGAGTTGGGAGTGAAATTCAGGAGTGACCGCGACGGGTATGTGACGGGGATTCGTTTTTACAAAGGCGCTGGGAACGGCGGAACACACCTCGGCAATCTCTGGACCACGAGCGGGCTGAATCTCGCCACGGCGGTTTTCACTGGAGAGACCAGCAACGGGTGGCAGGAGGTCAATTTCGAGGTCCCGGTGGCTATTGGTTCGAACACGACTTACGTGGCGTCGTATTTTACTCCGCAAGGCCACTATGCGGTCAACGGCGGGTATTTTACCTCGGCGGGAGAGGATAATCCGCCGCTGCACGCATTGGCGAACGGTGTGGACGGAGGCAACGGTGTATTCATTCAGACCAATAACAGCTCTTTTCCCAACCAGACCTATAACGCAGCCAACTACTGGGTGGATGTAGTATTTGTGGAAAGTATGGGGCCTGACACGAATGCGCCGGTGGTGCTGGGGGTGAATCCTGGGGAGGGGGCGGAGGGAGTGAGTGTTGGGACGGCGGTGGCGGTGGCGTTCAGCGAGGCGATGGATGCGGCGAGCGTTACCAACGGCACGGCGATCACGCTCAGTAACGCTACGGCAGGGCTAGTAGCGGCGAGCGTGAGCTATTACGCTGGGACGAACACGGCGATTTTGACGCCCGATAGTCCGTTGGCATATACGAATGTGTACACGGTGCGGGTGAGAGGTGGGGTGGGTGGGGTGGCGGATGTGGCGACTAATTATCTGGCGAGCGATTTTACGGCGAGCTTTACGACCGAAGCGCCGGACCTGACGCCGCCTGAGGTGGTGGGAGTGAGTCCGATGGACGGAGCGGTGGAGGTGAGCCTGGGGACGGAGGTGGTGGTGACGTTCAGCGAGGCGATGGAACCGTCGACGATCAACGGCGACACGATCAGCCTGCGAGATTCCGGGGGTGGGGTGGTGCCGGCGGTGGTGGTTTACAATCCCTCGGCCTTGGAGGTGACGGCGGTATTGACGCCTACCAGTCAATTGACTCCCGCGACGACCTACACCGTGGTGGTGACGAACGGGGCTGCTGGGGTGACGGACCTCGCGGGTAATACGCTGACGAATGTGTTTACTGCGTCGTTCATCACGACGGATCAAACAGAATTTAGCCTCTGGGACGAATTCAGCGGGACAGCGGATGGCGGTGATTCGAGTGCGGTGGAGGTGGGGCTGAAGTTTCAGAGTGCCCTGAGCGGCTATGTTACGGGGATACGGTTCTACAAGAGCGCCGCCAATACGGGCACACACGTGGGGAATCTGTGGGGGGGGGACGGGACGCCGCTGGCGCGGGTGACGTTTTTGAACGAAACGGGCACGGGTTGGCAGTCTCAGGCGTTCACCAATCCGGTGCCGATTGCGGCCAACTCAACGTATGTGGTGTCATATCACGCGCCAGCGGGGCACTACTCTATCACAGCGGGCGCCTTTACGTTGGGTGTGACGAACTATCCGTTGCGGGCATTGTCGAGCAGCGATGGGGGGGGCAATGGCGTGTTTGTCTACAGCACAAGCAGCGCGTTCCCTGCGAATAGTTACAACGCCGCTAACTACTGGGTCGATGTGGTATTTACACCTGATTCCGGGCCGGACATTAACGGGCCGACGGTGGTGGGGGTGAGTCCTGTTGACGGGGCGGAGGGGGTGAGCCCGGCGACGGTGGTGTCGGTGACGTTTAGTGAGGCGATGGATGCGTTGAGTGTCACCAACGGAATCACGCTGACAAACTCACTGGGGCAGATAGTGGCAGGCACGGTGGCGTATTATACAGCCAGCAACACGGCGGTATTGACGCCGGATAGTGCGTTGGCGCTTGGGAGCAGCTACACGGTGGTGGTGGCGAGTGGGGTGGGGGGGGTGAAGGATGTGGCGGGCAACGGGCTGACGAATGTCTTTACGGCGTCATTTACCACGGTAATTCCGGACACAGCTGGGCCGGTGGTGCTTGGGGTGGAACCGGCCAACGGGGCGGTGGGAGTGAGTCTGGCGGCGGTGGTACGAGTGATATTTAGTGAAGCGATGGATCCGTTGAGCATCAGCAACGGGATCAGCTTGACGAATGCCGCGGGAGCTTTGGTGGCGAGCACGGTGGCGTATGACTCTGCGAGCAACACCGCAGTGCTGACGCCCGATAGTGAGCTGTCGCTTTCGAGCAGCTACACGGTGGTGGTGGCGAACGGGGCGGGAGGGGTAAAGGATGTGGCGGGCAATGCGCTGACGAATGTCTTCACCGCCTCGTTCACCACGACCGATCAAGCGGTTTATAGCATCTGGGCTAATTCAGCGACACCCACCATGCCCTCCTTCTATGACCCGGGGGATCCGAATCCCTATGAGCTGGGGACGCGGTTTCGGAGTGAGGTTGCTGGGTATGTGACGGGGGTCCGTTTTTACAAAGGGGCGGGCAACGCTGGACCGCACGTGGGCAATCTGTGGAGGGACTCGGATCAGGCATTGCTGGCCCGTGTGCCCTTCGAGAACGAGACAACTTCGGGGTGGCAGTATCAGGCATTCACCAATCCAGTGCCGATTGCGGCCGACACGACCTACGTGGTGTCGTATCACCTTACGAATGGGCGTTATGCGGTGGATACGGCGGTGCAGCCGGGGAATCTAACAAATGGAGTGATTAATCCGCCGCTCCACGCACTGACCAACAGTCCGACGACGCCCAATGGTGTGTATCTTCAGAGTGCGGCCAGCGCTTTTCCGACCAACTCTGCCAATGGCAACAACTATTGGGTGGATGTGGTAGTCGTCCAACCCGCGGTCACAATTGTCTCCGGGCTGGCAGCGGACAGCAAGGTATACGACGGGACGGCGTTAGCGACCTTGCGGACAAATGGTTCGGTGGTGCTGAACGGGGTAATCGCTGGGGATGTGGTGGAGTTGGTAACCAATGGTTACGCGGCCACTTTCAGCGCTGCCGATGTTGGCGCGGGCTTGCCGGTGAGTGTGAGCGGGTTGAGCCTTGGGGGGCCGGACGCTTCCAAATACGTATTGGTACAGCCGATGGACCTCGCGGCCAACATTACGCCGGCAACCGTAACGCCCAACATTACGGTGGCGGACAAAACCTACGATGGCACCACGGCAGCGACCATTACCGACCGGTCGTTAAGCGGTATTTTTGGCAGTGACGACGTCAATCTGGGCTCCAGCGGATCGGCGGTCTTCGTGGACAAAAACGTGGGCACCGGCAAAACGGTCAATATCACCAATCTGGGTCTGAGTGGCAGCACTGCGATCAACTACATGCTAGCCGCGACGAACGTGAGCACGACGGCGGACATCAGCGCCCGCTCGTTGGTAGTTGCCGCGACCGGTTTAGACAGGGTGTATGACGGGACGATCAACGCGACTGTTACTTTGAGCGACAACCGGGTGAGCGGGGACGTGTTGAGCACGAGCTACGCGACGGCACAGTTCAGCGATAGGAACGTAGGGGCAGGCAAAGCGGTAAGCGTGAGCGGCATTTCAATTGCTGGAGCGGACGCGGTCAACTACGTGGCGAATCCAACAACGAGCACGACGGCTGATATCACGCCGGCGCAGTTGACGGGTTTGGCGGACGGCAAGAGCCGGGTGTATGGGGCGGCCAATCCGCCC